The following are encoded in a window of Arthrobacter antioxidans genomic DNA:
- a CDS encoding amino acid ABC transporter permease, which produces MDWELLRTSFWPMLSGGLTGTIPLSLASFAIGLALALVIALMRISGQPVLSGIARFYVSVIRGTPLLVQLFVIFYGMPSIGLTLDPWPSAIIAFSLNVAGYAAEILRAAILSVPKGQWEAGHTIGMSRTLTLRRVILPQAARVSVPPLSNTFISLVKDTSLASLILVTELFREAEQIAAFSQQFMLVYLEAAAIYWVFCLVLSSGQTVLEKRLDRYVAR; this is translated from the coding sequence ATGGACTGGGAGCTGCTGCGCACCTCCTTCTGGCCCATGCTCTCCGGCGGCCTGACGGGGACCATCCCGCTCTCGCTCGCGTCCTTCGCGATAGGGCTCGCCCTCGCCCTGGTCATCGCGCTCATGCGTATCAGCGGCCAGCCCGTCCTGTCCGGGATCGCCCGCTTCTATGTGTCGGTCATCCGGGGCACCCCCCTGCTGGTGCAGCTGTTCGTGATCTTCTACGGGATGCCCTCGATCGGCCTGACCCTCGACCCGTGGCCGAGCGCGATCATCGCGTTCTCCCTCAACGTCGCGGGCTACGCCGCGGAGATCCTGCGCGCCGCGATCCTCTCCGTGCCCAAGGGCCAGTGGGAGGCGGGCCACACCATCGGGATGTCCCGCACGCTGACCCTGCGCCGGGTCATCCTGCCGCAGGCTGCACGCGTCTCCGTGCCGCCGCTGTCCAACACGTTCATCAGCCTCGTCAAGGACACCTCGCTGGCGTCGCTGATCCTCGTGACGGAACTGTTCCGCGAGGCGGAGCAGATCGCCGCGTTCTCCCAGCAGTTCATGCTGGTCTACCTCGAGGCCGCCGCGATCTACTGGGTGTTCTGCCTCGTCCTGTCCAGTGGCCAGACCGTCCTCGAGAAACGATTGGATCGTTATGTCGCCCGCTGA
- a CDS encoding molybdopterin molybdotransferase MoeA, with protein MIEAGAATNADWATARALAYGAGRPLPFQTVPLADALGQTLAEPVHALQAIPHYASSAMDGWAVNGAPLWTLVSRPEPEHPRGRATPHSDSGEVSLAPGEATFILTGGVVPQNTVGILRTERGAVRGGMLDRNDSARPDEPSPDEHVRPAGEEAEEGSLAIPAGVVLNPAQIALAAVCGHDTLAVLRAPRVSLLMTGDEVIEHGLPHAGQVRDTFGPQLPGFVAMLGGHVDVAGRAKDDLDDVVAAISAEPTDEFSLARASGDVLITTGGTGSSMADHIRRALMEVGAEMIIDGIAMRPGHPTLLARLPDGRFLVGLPGNPLAAMMAMITVAGPLLAGLRGSSLEEPSPVVTADAFDPLPGRSRLVPYRLESGRAVPSTHQRSGMLRGLAAADGVMVVPAEGCRAGDPVQALSLPWAPPGGPRA; from the coding sequence ATGATCGAGGCCGGCGCAGCGACCAATGCCGACTGGGCGACGGCCCGTGCCCTGGCCTACGGCGCCGGGCGACCCCTGCCGTTCCAGACCGTCCCCCTTGCCGACGCCCTCGGGCAGACCCTTGCGGAGCCGGTGCACGCGCTGCAGGCCATCCCCCACTACGCGTCGTCCGCGATGGACGGCTGGGCGGTCAACGGCGCGCCGCTTTGGACGCTCGTGAGCCGCCCCGAGCCGGAGCACCCGCGCGGCAGGGCGACCCCGCACAGCGATTCCGGGGAGGTCTCGCTCGCACCCGGAGAGGCGACCTTCATCCTGACGGGCGGTGTGGTGCCGCAGAACACCGTCGGCATCCTCCGCACCGAGCGCGGCGCGGTCCGCGGAGGCATGCTGGATCGCAACGATTCCGCGCGCCCCGACGAGCCGTCGCCCGACGAGCACGTCAGGCCCGCCGGTGAGGAGGCGGAGGAGGGTTCCCTGGCGATCCCCGCCGGCGTGGTCCTCAACCCGGCCCAGATAGCCCTCGCGGCGGTCTGCGGCCACGACACCCTCGCCGTCCTGCGGGCGCCACGCGTGTCGCTGCTCATGACCGGCGACGAGGTGATCGAGCACGGGCTGCCGCACGCGGGCCAGGTGCGTGACACCTTCGGTCCCCAACTGCCCGGCTTCGTCGCGATGCTGGGCGGCCATGTGGACGTGGCCGGCCGCGCGAAGGACGACCTCGACGACGTCGTGGCGGCCATCAGCGCCGAGCCCACCGACGAGTTCTCCCTCGCCCGGGCGTCCGGCGACGTGCTCATCACCACGGGCGGGACCGGCAGTTCCATGGCCGACCACATCCGCCGGGCACTCATGGAGGTCGGCGCCGAGATGATCATCGACGGCATCGCCATGCGGCCCGGGCATCCCACGCTGCTCGCACGGCTCCCCGACGGGCGCTTCCTCGTGGGGCTCCCCGGCAATCCGCTGGCCGCGATGATGGCCATGATCACGGTTGCCGGGCCCCTCCTCGCGGGCCTGCGCGGGTCCTCCCTGGAGGAGCCTTCACCGGTGGTGACGGCAGACGCCTTCGACCCGCTGCCGGGGAGGAGCCGCCTGGTGCCCTACAGGCTGGAGTCGGGCCGTGCCGTGCCGAGCACACACCAGCGCTCCGGGATGCTCCGCGGGCTCGCCGCGGCCGACGGCGTGATGGTGGTCCCCGCGGAGGGCTGCCGGGCCGGCGATCCGGTGCAGGCCCTGTCACTGCCGTGGGCGCCGCCCGGAGGCCCACGGGCGTAG
- a CDS encoding NUDIX hydrolase, whose translation MAEAPTITVTALCLLDDDGRLLLVRKRGTTVFMQPGGKPEPGETPSETGARELSEELGLSVLPGDLRLLGTWEGPAANEAALLVATVFLCPLTAEPLPAAEIEELAWLDLGDAAGRPDLAPLLTDYVVPRLLGDRGPLTGRRVS comes from the coding sequence GTGGCTGAGGCCCCGACGATCACCGTGACGGCCCTGTGCCTGCTCGACGACGACGGCCGCCTCCTGCTCGTCCGGAAGCGCGGGACCACCGTGTTCATGCAGCCCGGCGGCAAGCCGGAACCGGGCGAGACGCCGTCGGAGACCGGCGCACGCGAGCTGTCCGAGGAACTGGGCCTGAGTGTCCTGCCCGGCGACCTCCGCCTGCTCGGGACCTGGGAAGGGCCGGCCGCGAACGAGGCGGCCCTGCTGGTGGCCACCGTCTTCCTCTGCCCCCTCACTGCCGAGCCGCTCCCGGCGGCGGAGATCGAGGAGCTCGCCTGGCTCGACCTCGGGGACGCGGCAGGACGCCCGGACCTGGCTCCCCTGCTGACCGACTACGTCGTCCCCCGGCTGCTCGGGGATCGTGGGCCGCTGACGGGCCGGCGCGTGTCCTGA
- a CDS encoding amino acid ABC transporter ATP-binding protein, which produces MSPADPLRPPGLKGPLLQVTDLQKSFGTNRVLSSIDLQISSGQVVALVGPSGSGKTTVLRCLNGLETPDAGTVAFRGGPSVDFGTKVPKKEALSLRDRSAMVFQNYNLFPHMTVLENIIEGPVQVQKRPRKEAVADAERLLARVGLAEKRDDHPFNLSGGQQQRVGIVRALALQPDLLLFDEPTSALDPELVGEVLTVIKELAEEKWTMVIVTHELAFAREVADEVVFMDGGVVVEHGHPDQVLRHPREERTRRFVQRLLNPF; this is translated from the coding sequence ATGTCGCCCGCTGATCCCCTGCGTCCGCCCGGCCTGAAGGGCCCCCTGCTGCAGGTCACGGACCTGCAGAAGTCCTTCGGGACCAACCGGGTGCTCTCCTCGATCGACCTGCAGATCTCCAGCGGGCAGGTCGTGGCCCTCGTGGGTCCCTCCGGGTCCGGCAAGACCACCGTGCTGCGCTGCCTCAACGGGCTGGAGACGCCCGACGCCGGGACGGTCGCCTTCCGCGGCGGTCCGTCGGTGGACTTCGGCACGAAGGTCCCGAAGAAGGAGGCCCTGTCGCTGCGCGACCGCAGCGCCATGGTCTTCCAGAACTACAACCTGTTCCCGCACATGACGGTGCTGGAGAACATCATCGAGGGCCCCGTGCAGGTGCAGAAGCGGCCGCGGAAGGAGGCGGTCGCGGACGCGGAGCGGCTGCTCGCGCGCGTGGGGCTCGCGGAGAAACGGGACGACCACCCGTTCAACCTGTCCGGTGGGCAGCAGCAGCGCGTCGGGATCGTCCGGGCCCTGGCACTGCAGCCGGACCTGCTCCTGTTCGACGAGCCGACGTCGGCCCTGGACCCGGAACTGGTCGGCGAGGTACTCACCGTCATCAAGGAGCTCGCGGAGGAGAAGTGGACCATGGTGATCGTGACCCATGAACTGGCGTTCGCGCGCGAGGTCGCGGACGAGGTCGTCTTCATGGACGGCGGGGTCGTCGTGGAGCACGGCCACCCCGACCAGGTGCTGCGCCATCCCCGCGAGGAACGCACGCGCCGCTTCGTGCAGCGGCTGCTCAACCCCTTCTAG
- a CDS encoding amino acid ABC transporter substrate-binding protein: MNHRLSILGTAAALTLALAGCSSSGPAGDGGSSGSGQATSLQEIQESGVLTVGTEGTYRPFSYHEDGSGELTGYDVEVITAVAEKMGVEAEFEETQWDAIFAGLEAGRFDVIANQVSITDERKETYDFSAPYTVSSGVIVTSADNNEISSFEDLEGKTTAQSLTSNWNELATESGANVEPVEGWAQSVTLLEQGRVDATINDELTYLDYQNTTGNDGIKIAATTEESSQSAVAVRKGSTDLVEAIDTALDELRADGTLAEISGKYFGSDVSQ; encoded by the coding sequence ATGAATCACCGCCTGTCCATCCTCGGTACCGCTGCAGCCCTCACGCTGGCCCTCGCCGGCTGCTCGTCGTCGGGCCCGGCCGGTGACGGCGGTTCCTCCGGATCGGGCCAGGCCACCTCCCTCCAGGAGATCCAGGAGTCCGGCGTGCTGACCGTGGGCACCGAGGGCACCTACAGGCCCTTCAGCTACCACGAGGACGGCAGCGGGGAGCTCACCGGCTACGACGTCGAGGTCATCACCGCCGTCGCCGAGAAGATGGGCGTCGAGGCCGAATTCGAGGAGACGCAGTGGGACGCGATCTTCGCGGGCCTCGAGGCGGGCCGGTTCGACGTCATCGCGAACCAGGTCTCCATCACGGACGAGCGCAAGGAGACCTACGACTTCTCCGCGCCGTACACGGTCAGCTCCGGGGTGATCGTCACGAGCGCCGACAACAACGAGATCTCCTCCTTCGAGGACCTTGAGGGCAAGACGACGGCACAGTCGCTGACGAGCAACTGGAACGAACTCGCCACCGAGAGCGGCGCGAACGTGGAGCCCGTCGAGGGCTGGGCGCAGTCCGTGACCCTCCTCGAGCAGGGCCGCGTCGATGCGACGATCAACGACGAACTGACCTACCTCGACTACCAGAACACCACCGGGAACGACGGCATCAAGATCGCGGCCACCACCGAGGAGTCCTCCCAGAGCGCCGTCGCCGTCCGCAAGGGCAGCACCGACCTGGTGGAGGCCATCGACACGGCGCTCGACGAGCTGCGGGCGGACGGGACGCTCGCGGAGATCTCCGGGAAGTACTTCGGCTCCGACGTCAGCCAGTGA
- the fdhD gene encoding formate dehydrogenase accessory sulfurtransferase FdhD, translating into MNRVTQRRRITKFRVGAQTGRREDVLAGEEPLEIRLDGRAFTVTMRTPGDDFDLVAGFLVSEGVVWEPGQLPSLRYCAGVDDNGQQTFNVVEAQLRPGVELPDTAMERHVYTSSSCGICGTASIDAVRKSSRFDLHTDESPVDLGILASLPDRLRESQKLFDRTGGVHAAGLFSAEGELLCLREDVGRHNAVDKVVGWALREGMLPLRGMILQVSGRASFELVQKAQLAGIPVLAAVSAPSSLAADLADDAGLTLVGFSRGTTLNCYSHPDRIAA; encoded by the coding sequence ATGAACCGGGTCACGCAGCGCCGCCGCATCACCAAGTTCCGGGTAGGAGCGCAGACGGGTCGTCGCGAGGACGTGCTCGCGGGGGAGGAGCCCCTGGAGATCCGCCTCGACGGGAGGGCCTTCACCGTGACCATGCGTACTCCGGGCGACGACTTCGACCTCGTGGCGGGCTTCCTCGTCTCGGAGGGCGTGGTCTGGGAGCCCGGCCAACTGCCCAGCCTGCGGTACTGCGCGGGCGTGGACGACAACGGGCAGCAGACCTTCAACGTCGTCGAGGCGCAGCTCCGGCCCGGCGTCGAACTGCCGGACACCGCCATGGAGCGCCACGTCTACACCTCGAGCTCGTGCGGCATCTGCGGGACCGCGTCGATCGACGCGGTCCGGAAGTCGTCGCGGTTCGACCTGCACACCGACGAGTCACCCGTGGACCTCGGGATCCTGGCCTCCCTGCCGGACCGACTGCGCGAGAGCCAGAAGCTGTTCGACCGCACCGGTGGCGTGCACGCCGCCGGTCTCTTCTCCGCGGAGGGGGAGCTCCTGTGCCTCCGGGAGGACGTGGGGCGCCACAACGCCGTCGACAAGGTGGTGGGGTGGGCGCTGCGCGAGGGCATGCTGCCGTTGCGCGGGATGATCCTGCAGGTCTCCGGACGGGCGTCCTTCGAACTCGTGCAGAAGGCGCAGCTCGCGGGCATCCCGGTGCTCGCGGCCGTGAGTGCGCCGTCGTCGCTGGCGGCGGACCTCGCGGACGACGCCGGGCTGACGCTCGTGGGCTTCAGCCGCGGCACCACGCTGAACTGCTACTCGCACCCGGACCGCATCGCGGCCTGA
- a CDS encoding ABC transporter ATP-binding protein — protein sequence MSMEGAAWSSLYKISTAKDNKHGFSRESVRRILTFAVPYRRKLVLFILLSVAGAFLAVATPVLAGQVVDVIVAGGEVRTIVWLASIIALVAVVDAGVSLLTRWYSSRIGEGVILDLRTAVFNHVQKMPIAFFTRTRTGALVSRLNNDVIGAQQAFSGTLSGVVTNLVALVLTLAVMLSTSWLVTVLAVLMLPIFLVPARRMGSRLAALRREAADHNSAMSTQMTERFSAPGATLVKLFGRPDEEAEEFRVRAARVRDIGVRTAMLQFVFFTALMLVSALALALVYGLGGTLALAGQLDTGEVVTLALLLTRLYAPLTSLANARVEIMSAIVSFERVFEVLDLEPLIKEKPDAAAVPAGPVSVEFDDVRFAYPSADKVSLASLEEVSTLDTRGGEEVLHGVSFRIEPGQTVALVGTSGAGKSTIAQLLSRLYDVDSGAVRLAGTDVRDVTFASMRHTLGMVTQDGHLFHETILSNLRLARPEATEDEVWDAVRRARLEPLIRSLPDRLDTMVGERGYRLSGGERQRMTIARLLLAQPRVVILDEATAALDSTSEAAVQAALSEALEGRTAMVIAHRLSTIRSADLILVVEDGSIVERGTHDELLAVGGRYEELHRTQFAVQKNVAVDEEPEALSGV from the coding sequence ATGAGCATGGAAGGCGCGGCGTGGAGCTCGCTGTACAAGATCTCGACGGCGAAGGACAACAAGCACGGCTTTTCCCGGGAGTCGGTGCGCCGGATCCTGACCTTCGCCGTGCCCTATCGCCGGAAGCTGGTGCTCTTCATCCTGCTGTCCGTGGCCGGGGCGTTCCTGGCCGTCGCGACCCCGGTCCTGGCCGGGCAGGTGGTCGACGTCATCGTCGCCGGCGGTGAGGTGCGGACGATCGTATGGCTCGCGTCCATCATCGCGCTGGTCGCCGTCGTGGACGCCGGGGTGTCCCTGCTCACCCGCTGGTACTCGTCGCGCATCGGCGAGGGGGTCATCCTGGACCTCCGCACCGCCGTGTTCAACCACGTGCAGAAGATGCCCATCGCCTTCTTCACCAGGACGCGGACCGGTGCCCTGGTCAGCCGCCTCAACAACGACGTCATCGGCGCGCAGCAGGCGTTCAGCGGCACGCTCTCCGGTGTGGTCACGAACCTCGTGGCGCTGGTCCTCACCCTCGCCGTCATGCTGAGCACCTCCTGGCTCGTGACCGTGCTCGCCGTCCTCATGCTGCCCATCTTCCTGGTCCCCGCCCGCCGCATGGGCAGCCGCCTCGCCGCGCTCCGCCGCGAAGCAGCGGACCACAACTCGGCCATGAGCACCCAGATGACGGAGCGCTTCTCGGCGCCCGGCGCCACGCTGGTCAAGCTCTTCGGCCGGCCGGACGAGGAGGCCGAGGAGTTCCGTGTCCGCGCCGCACGCGTGCGGGACATCGGGGTGCGCACCGCGATGCTGCAGTTCGTGTTCTTCACCGCCCTTATGCTCGTCTCCGCGCTGGCGCTCGCCCTGGTGTACGGACTCGGCGGGACCCTCGCGCTCGCGGGCCAGCTCGACACCGGGGAGGTCGTCACGCTGGCCCTCCTCCTCACGCGCCTGTACGCACCGCTGACCAGCCTCGCCAACGCGCGCGTCGAGATCATGAGCGCGATCGTCAGCTTCGAGCGCGTCTTCGAGGTGCTGGACCTCGAACCGCTGATCAAGGAGAAGCCCGACGCCGCCGCCGTCCCCGCCGGCCCCGTGTCCGTCGAGTTCGACGACGTCCGCTTCGCCTACCCGTCGGCCGACAAGGTCTCCCTCGCCTCCCTCGAGGAGGTCTCGACGCTGGACACCCGGGGCGGCGAGGAGGTCCTGCACGGGGTGTCCTTCCGCATCGAACCCGGCCAGACCGTGGCGCTCGTCGGCACCTCGGGTGCAGGCAAGTCGACGATCGCGCAGCTCCTGTCGCGGCTGTACGACGTCGACAGCGGTGCGGTGCGCCTCGCGGGCACCGACGTCCGCGACGTCACGTTCGCCTCGATGCGCCACACGCTCGGCATGGTGACCCAGGACGGCCACCTGTTCCACGAGACCATCCTCTCCAACCTCCGCCTCGCGCGCCCGGAGGCCACGGAGGACGAGGTGTGGGACGCCGTGCGCAGGGCCCGCCTGGAGCCGCTGATCCGGTCCCTGCCCGACCGGCTCGACACCATGGTGGGCGAGCGCGGGTACCGGCTGTCCGGCGGCGAGCGCCAGCGCATGACCATCGCGCGCCTCCTGCTCGCGCAGCCGCGCGTCGTGATCCTCGACGAGGCGACGGCCGCACTGGATTCGACGTCGGAGGCCGCCGTGCAGGCAGCCCTGAGCGAGGCACTCGAGGGACGGACCGCCATGGTCATCGCGCACCGGCTCTCGACGATTCGCAGCGCCGATCTGATCCTCGTGGTCGAGGACGGCTCGATCGTGGAGCGCGGGACGCACGACGAGCTGCTGGCGGTCGGCGGACGGTACGAGGAGCTGCACCGGACGCAGTTCGCGGTGCAGAAGAACGTGGCCGTGGATGAGGAGCCCGAAGCCCTGAGTGGCGTCTGA
- a CDS encoding thymidylate kinase: MIIVLAGIDGAGKSTAGLLLAERLRAAARPAIFTMNRSGRRSITGWCDRRGVHPPVALLDAVETSIRCVNVLVSHARAGPRAGVVVMDRYLYCQLALRHLRGLPVGRLLPFLLAVLPTPGLVVYFDVPADLAHARITRRAVDIETLEHLAGLDAAYRQLSVFPTFLVLDASRTPEQLVGDILQELGVSGVALR; this comes from the coding sequence ATGATCATCGTTCTCGCCGGGATCGACGGGGCGGGCAAGAGCACCGCGGGCCTGCTGCTCGCGGAGCGGCTGCGGGCAGCCGCCCGGCCTGCGATCTTCACCATGAACAGGTCGGGCCGCCGCAGCATCACCGGCTGGTGCGACCGCCGGGGTGTCCATCCGCCGGTGGCCCTGCTGGATGCCGTGGAGACATCGATCCGCTGCGTCAATGTCCTGGTCTCCCACGCCCGGGCCGGCCCCCGCGCGGGCGTCGTGGTCATGGACCGCTACCTCTACTGCCAGCTCGCGCTCCGGCACCTCCGCGGACTGCCGGTGGGCAGGCTGCTGCCCTTCCTCCTGGCGGTCCTGCCCACCCCGGGCCTGGTGGTCTACTTCGACGTCCCCGCGGATCTCGCGCACGCCCGGATCACCCGCCGGGCCGTGGACATCGAGACCCTCGAGCATCTGGCCGGTCTCGACGCGGCCTACCGGCAGCTGAGCGTCTTCCCGACCTTCCTCGTCCTCGACGCGAGCCGCACTCCCGAGCAGCTCGTCGGGGACATCCTGCAGGAGCTCGGGGTGTCCGGGGTGGCGCTCCGGTGA